A window of the Oncorhynchus mykiss isolate Arlee chromosome 15, USDA_OmykA_1.1, whole genome shotgun sequence genome harbors these coding sequences:
- the apodb gene encoding apolipoprotein Db, with the protein MFPIFWILLLLPLVSAQTYHWGPCPTPSVQPNFSLQQYLGTWYEIAKLPASFERGKCIQADYTLRGDGTIRVLNSQFYKGKVRTVEGTAVVQDPKKPAKLGVSFSYFTPYSPYWVLSTDYVSGAVVYSCTDVLRIFHVDYAWILGRSRFLPAEEVEYARQLLAKENIDTFKMRVTDQTGCD; encoded by the exons ATGTTTCCTATATTTTGGatcctcctccttcttcctctggTCTCCGCCCAGACATACCATTGGGGTCCATGCCCCACCCCCAGTGTCCAGCCCAACTTCAGCCTGcagcag TACCTGGGCACGTGGTATGAGATAGCGAAACTTCCAGCATCCTTTGAGAGAGGGAAATGCATCCAGGCCGATTACACTCTGAGGGGAGACGGCACCATCCGAGTCCTCAACTCCCAGTTCTA TAAAGGTAAGGTGCGGACTGTGGAGGGGACAGCAGTGGTCCAGGACCCAAAAAAACCAGCCAAACTGGGAGTCAGCTTCTCCTACT TCACTCCCTACAGTCCGTACTGGGTGCTGAGTACAGACTATGTGAGTGGAGCGGTGGTGTACAGCTGTACTGACGTGTTGAGGATTTTCCATGTCGACTACGCCTGGATCCTGGGACGTTCCCGCTTCTTGCCCGCAGAGGAAGTAGAGTACGCCAGGCAGCTGCTGGCTAAAGAAAACATTGACACCTTCAAGATGAGGGTTACTGACCAAACAGGCTGCGACTAG